The Fuscovulum sp. sequence CCGCATCGCGTTGCCTTTTACCTTTATGAACTTGCCTCCGATTTCCACGGCCTCTGGAACCGCGGCAATGATGACGGCAGCCTTCGCTTCATCCAAGACGGCGATCCGGCCACGTCTCAGGCGAAAATTGCCCTCGCGCGCAGCGTTTCCGTTGTCATTTGCTCTGGTCTTGGTATCTTGGGTGTTACTCCGGTCGAGGAAATGCGCTGATCAACAGCGTCCCGTCCGGTCGAGCAGGCGAACAAAGCGGATGCGGCACGTATCGCATCGCGCAAGAGGCATGGCATGGCGGACGTGGATTACGATGATTTCGATACGGGTCATCCCTCAGGGTGGTCTGGTCAACACATGGCTTCCGGGCGGCTGACGCAAATCACCCATCTGGCTGGGGCTGTTTGTTCCGTGGCTTTGGTGCTTGGCCTTGGCATGTGGGGCTACAAACTTGCCGTGCGCGACGTGAACGGTGTTCCCGTGGTGCGCGCCATGTCTGGCCCGATGCGGATTGCGCCGGAAAATCCGGGTGGCGAAGTGGCCGATCATCAGGGCCTTGCCGTGAACACGGTGGCCGCGCTTGGCACCGCCGCGCCGCCACCGGACCGGCTGGTTCTTGCCCCGCGCCCGCTTGAGCTTACCCCCGAAGACAGCGCAGGCCTGTCGCCCGTGGATCCAAACGCCGTAGCAGAGCCTGTCGCCCCGGCACTCGCCGCTCCCGCACTGCCGGCACCGGTAGAGCCAGCCCCGGCTGAAAACCTGGGCCCAGATCCCGATGCCGTGGCGCAAGCTTTGGCCGAGGCGCTGGCTGAACCTCTGCCCGATGCCGTTGGGGATGAGGCCCCCCAGGTTGCCGGTGCCACACTGCGGCCCCGCGCACGCCCCGCAACGTCAGGCGCGCCCGGCGAGCTTTCGGTCACCCTGACCGACACCACCACTGTGGCCGCAACACCCATGGCAGAGGTTGACCCCGCCACCATCCCCAGCGGTACCCGTCTGGTACAGCTTGGTGCCTTCGACACGCCGGAACAGGCGCGGTCGGAATGGGTAAAGTTGTCCAACCAGTTCGGCCCAACGATGGCAGGCAAAGCCCTTGTCGTGCAGGCGGCAGAAAGTGGCGGACGCACCTTCTATCGCCTGCGCGCCCATGGCTTTGCGGATGAAGCATCTGCCCGCAGCTTCTGCACGACGCTGTTGGAACAAAGCGCCTCCTGCATCCCGGTCGAACAGAGATGACGTCGACAGGTTCGGGTGCCGCGATTTTCGGCTGCGCGGGCCCGGTACTGGGCGATGATGAACGCGCTTTCTTTCGCGAGGCCGATCCGCTGGGTTTCATCCTGTTTGCGCGCAACGTTGAAGATCCGGCACAGGTGCGGCGGTTGACGGCTTCCCTGCGTGATGCGGTTGGCCGCGACGCCCCGATTCTGGTGGATCAGGAAGGTGGTCGCGTGCAGCGCCTGCGTGCGCCCCATTGGCGCGAATGGCTGCCACCGCTGGATCAGGTCGCACGGTCGGGCGCGCAAGCGGCGCGCGGCATGGCGCTGCGGTCTCGCATCATCGCCCATGAACTGCGCGACGTGGGCATTGATGGCAACTGCGCTCCCTGCGCCGATCTGGCCAGCGCGGCCACGCATCCCTTCCTGCGGAACCGCTGCTATGGGAGTGACCCGGCGCAAGTCGCCGTTATCGCCCGCGCCGTGGCGGAAGCCCACCTGGCCGGCGGCGTGCTGCCTGTCGTCAAGCATATGCCCGGCCATGGCAGATCAACCGCCGACACCCACCACGACCTGCCCACCGTGACCGAGGAAGCCGCGACGTTGGAGGCGACCGATTTCGCCCCCTTCCGCGCGCTGAACGATCTGCCCATCGCGATGACCGCGCATATCGTCTTTGCAGCCCATGACCCGGATAGGCCCGCCACCCAATCGCCCGCCATGATCCGCGTGATCCGTGACAGCATCGGTTTCAATGGCCTGCTCTTGACCGATGATTTGAATATGCAAGCACTTGCCGGAACGCTGGCCGAACGGGCCGCCCGGTCGCTCGCGGCGGGCTGCGATATCGCGCTGCATTGCAAGGGCGATCTGGCCGAAATGCAGGCCGTCGCCGCGGCCGCCGGCACCATGCGTGCCGATACGCTGATCCGCGCCCAAGCCGCACTCGCGGCCCGTCGCGTGCCCGATCCGGTTGACATTGCAGCGCTGGAAGCCGACCTTGCTGCGATCCTTCAGGAACCTGCGCATGGCTGATGACGACTGGTCCGGCGAAGAAAGACTGACCCCGGCAGAGCGGGTGTCGGCAGAGTCCCTTATCGTCGATGTCGATGGGTTTGAGGGACCGCTTGACCTGCTCCTCATGCTGTCTCGCACCCAGAAGGTCGATTTGCGCCGTATCTCCATCCTGCAACTGGCGGATCAATATCTGGGCTTTGTCGAACGCGCCCGCGCGCTGCGGATCGAACTGGCCGCTGACTATCTGGTGATGGCGGCCTGGCTTGCCTTTCTGAAGTCGCGGCTCCTGCTGCCGCCGGAACCGGGTGAAGATGGTCCCTCTGCCGAAGAACTCGCCGCGCATCTGGCGTTTCAGCTGGAACGCCTTCAGGCCATGCGGGAATCCGCCGCTCGTCTGATGGCGCGCGATCAGCTAGGACGCGATTTCTTTGCCCGCGGACTGCCCGAAGATGTCACCCGCCACCGCCACGTCACCTATTCGGCGACCTTGATCGATCTGATGCGCGCCTATGCCCGCATCCGAACCAAGGATGAATTCCGCCCCTATGTCATGGACCGTGACCATGTCTTCACCATGGAACAGGCTCTGGATCGGCTGCGCGGCATGATCGGCTTTGCCGGGGCCTGGGCGGATCTGACATCGTTCCTTCCTGATGGGTGGGACAGCCATCCGATGCGCCGTCGTTCTTCCACCGCTGCGCATTTTGCCGCCATTCTGGAACTGGCCAAACGGGGGCAGATCGAATTGCGGCAAGGCGAAGTCTTTGCCCCCATCCAGTTGCGGCGAAAAGAGTCATGACCGGTACGCAAGAACCCATCGAACGCAGCCTGTTCGAGGCCCCCCCGATGGCCGAGCAGGAGCGTATGGTCGAAGCGATCCTTTTCGCCTCTGCCGAACCTGTGACGCTTGCCGAACTGGTAGCGCGTATGCCGCACGGCTGCGATCCAGCCGAGGCATTGGTCTATCTGCGCAAACGCTATGAAGGGCGCGGCGTGCATCTGGTACGCGTGGGGGATGCCTATGCCTTTCGCACGGCGGCCGATCTAGGCCATCTGATGCAAAAAGAAACCGTGGAACAGCGCAAGCTGTCCCGCGCTGCCATCGAAACGCTGGCCATTGTCGCCTATCACCAGCCCGTCACCCGGGCCGAGATCGAGGAAATCCGCGGCGTCGCCGTGTCGCGCGGCACGGTGGATCAGCTTCTGGAACTGGAATGGATCCGCCTTGGCCGCCGCCGCATGACCCCGGGTCGGCCTGTAACGTTTGTGGTGACGGAACAGTTTCTCGATCACTTCGGCTTGGAATCCGCCCGCGATCTTCCGGGGCTGAAGGAACTGCGCGCGGCAGGGCTTTTGGACAACAGGCCCTTGCCGGGCGGAATTCAATCCCCAGATGAGGAAGAAGAAACCCTCGCCGGGCAAAGCGAACTGTTTGAAGATTGAGTAGAGGAAGCGTGCGATGGACCTGAACAGATTGTTGCAAGGCATGGGCGGCAGGTTGCTGCGTCAGCTTCTGGGAATTGCCGTGAAGAAGGGCATCAACCGCATGGGCAAGTCCCCGGGTGATGTGGGGATGACCAAGCAGGATTCCCGCCGTCGGGCCGATCAGACCAAAGCGACCCAGAAGCGGATGAATGATCTGATGAAGATCGGGCGTAGGTTCTGGAAATAGGACCGTCTACTTGAACTGCTTTGCCAGTTTCAGGCCCTGACCCTGATAGTTGGATTTGATGGCCTGCCCGTAAAGGGTGTCGGGACGTTCCGACATCCGTTCGTAAACCAGCCTCCCCACCACCTGCCCGTGCTCCAGCACGAAAGGCGCCTCATGGCATCGGACCTCAAGCACACCGCGCGATCCGGCCCCGCCCGCATCGGCATGGCCGAAACCGGGGTCGAAGAAGCCTGCGTAATGCACCCGGAATTCACCCACCATCGCCAGATAGGGCGCCATTTCGGCGGCATAATCAGGGGGTATGGTCACCGCCTCGCGGCTGACCAGAATATAGAAGGCCCCGGGATCCAGAATGATACGCCCCTCGGTCGTATGAATTTCTTCCCAGAAATCGGCCGCCGGATAATGGCCGATGCGATCAAGATCGACCACTCCGGTATGGGGCTTGGCCCTGAAACCCACCAGATCACCCGCCGCCGGGCGCAGGTCGACAGAAAAGCCAAGCCCTTCGGAAATCACCGCCTGACCTGACACAAGGGGCTGTTGCGCGTGAAGCTGCGTCAGTTCGGCATCATCCAGCACAGCCTGCCCCGAACGAAAGCGGATCTGGTTCAACCGCATCCCCGGCCGTACCAGAACCGAAAAGCTTTTCGGGCAGACCTCGGCATAGAGCGGTCCGGTATATCCTTCGGGGATACGGTCGAATTCGGTTCCACCGTCGGTGATCGTCCGCGTTAGCAGATCCAACCGCCCGGTGGAGCTTTTTGCATTTGCCACCGCCGTCACCCCGGCAGGCAGGGCAAGGCCCTCCATCAGAGGAATGACATAGACGCAGCCCTTTTCCAGCACTGCACCGGCGGTGAGGTCGACCCGATGCATTTCGAATTCCGCCAGGCGGTCGGCCACTTTCCGGCCCTGACCAGCCAGAAAGGATGCCCGCACGCGATAGGCAACGGTGCCCAGCCGCAGATCAAGGCTGGCCGGTTGTATCTGTGCATCGGTGATCGGTAGGCTGGCGGAAATTGCTCCGTTGGCAATCAACGCGCGCAGCGCCTGTGAGGGAAGAACACCCTTCGCCATCATGTCGCGATCCCCCGGCACAGTGCTGAAACGGAACCGCCCGCACTGCCGTTGGGCAGGCGGGCGGTTTCGGTATTGGTCGGGCCGGTGAGATTCGAACTCACGACCTTCCGCCCCCCAGACGGACGCGCTAACCAGGCTGCGCCACGGCCCGACAGGCGGGATACATACTGATATTCCGGGCAGGGGCAAGCAGGAAAGCACATGGATCCGGCGATCACTTGGCCTTGCGCCGCGCTGCTTCGGCCACCCGTCCCCGCAGTTCGATCAGACGGTCGCGCAGTTGGATCAACTGAGGCTGGACTGCCGATACGTCTGCGGCTGAGGTCCGCCGCAGCATCGCGGCAATGGTTGCCGTTTCGACGGTTTCCCCACCGTCTGCTTCGTCCGACGCGGAAGTGGACGACGAATCGGATGCAGCGTCCTGACGGCTGTTCGATGCTTCTTCGCTGACAGGCTCTGATACGCCCGCATTGGCTTCCGATGGACCAGCATCCGGCAAATCGGCGCTGTCCAATGGCGTCTCGGCAGGGGGCGGTTCGCTATCTTGATCCGCATCCAACGGCGCTTCAGCCGTTGCAGATGCGGGTTCAGCACTGTCAGCGCCGACCTGCGCTGCGGGGTCTGTCACTTCCGGGGCCGGTAGCGCATCGCCCGGGTCGCCGGGCCAGGCCTGCGCATCCGTCGCGGGGCTTTCCGGCGGGGCAGGGGGCCAAAGCTCGGGTTGCATTGGGGTGGCGTCGCGCGCCGTGTCTTGCCGGTTCAATGCCGTCTCAAGTGAGATGATCTGTGCACTTTGCAATGCCTCGGAGGACGGCCTGTCGTCTTCGCCAAGCCGATCCCGTGGTCCGTATTCGGCGCTGAGTACCGCTTCAATGTCGGCGTCGTCCAGCAGGGGGCCGGCATCTTCGGATGCGAGGCCCGCCACATGCCTAATTCCTTGTTCGCGCAGAATTTTTTGCACGCCCCGAATGGTCATGCCTTCGTCATGTAGCAGTTTCTTGATCCCTGCCAGCAATGCCACGTCGCCCGGCCGATAATACCGCCGCCCCCCGGCGCGCTTGACCGGGCGGATCTGTGGAAAGCGGCTTTCCCAAAAACGCAGAACATGCGCGGGCGTGTCCAAGAAATCGGCCACTTCGCTGATCGTGCGAAACGCCTCTGGCGACTTGTCCATCGGCGGACGAACTCCTTACTTCTTGGATCCTGCCGCAACCCGGTCTTTCATCAGGTGAGATGGCCGAAAGGTCAGAACCCGGCGCGGGCTGATCGGCACTTCATCCCCTGTCTTGGGGTTGCGGCCGACACGGGCCGACTTGTCACGCACCGAGAAGGTGCCAAAGGACGATATCTTGACCGTGTCGCCCGATGCCAAGGCGTCCGACATGTGTTGCAGCACACTTTCCACAAGCAGCGCGCTTTCATTGCGCGACAATCCGACCTCACGGAACACGGCTTCCGACAGGTCCATGCGGGTTAATGTCTTCTCACTCATTCTATCCCCCCCGGGCGTTTCACGACAGAGTGAGCGGTTTGGGATTCCGAGTCAATATCAACAACTTGTCCCGCTGCTTTCAGACGAGGGACGCGGCTTACCAGCGCAGGACGACCGATCCCCAGGCCAACCCCCCGCCGATCGCTTCGGTCACCACCAGATCGCCGGGTTTGATCTGTCCGCGCGCTTTGCCGACGGATAGGGCAAGTGGTATGGAGGCGGCGGAAGTATTGCCGTGATCCTGCACCGTGACCACCACACGGTCCATCGGCACCTGCATCCGCTTGGCGGTGGCCTCAATGATCCGGATATTGGCCTGATGCGGAACGATCCAATCGACGTCGCCGCTGGTGAGGCCAACCTTTTCCAGTGCGGTATGGGCCGTTTCGGCCAGTTTTTCCACGGCGTGACGGAATACTTCCTTGCCCTGCATGCGCAGATAGCCAGTCGTCCCGGTTGAAACGCCGCCATCGACGTAAAGAAGATCGCGAAACCGCCCGTCGGAATGCAGGTCGGTGGCGAGGATGCCCCGGTCTGCCGAGGTGCCGTCGCCCTCGACGGCTTCAAGCAGCACGGCCCCGGCCCCATCCCCGAACAGCACGCAGGTGGAACGATCCGACCAATCCATCAGCTTTGAAAACGTCTCGGCTCCGATGACGAGAATCCGCTTCGCCTGCCCTGACAGGATCAGGGCATTAGCATTGGCCATGGCGTAGACGAAACCCGCGCAAACCGCCTGAACGTCAAAGGCAAAGCCGCGCGTCATGCCCAGCCCGGCCTGAACCATCGTGGCAGCCGAAGGGAAGGTCAGATCGGCGGTCGACGTGGCAAGAACGATTGCATCCACATCATCAGCCGCCATCCCGGCATCCGCCAGCGCGGCCTGTGCGGCGCGAATGGCGAGGTCGGATGTCGTCTGCCCTTCGGCCGCGAAATGACGGCGTTCAATGCCGGATCGGGTGCGGATCCATTCGTCGCTGGTTTCCACCAGAGTTTCGAGTTCCGAATTCGGGACAAGCCTTTCGGGCAGATAATGCCCGACGCCCTTTACGACGGCGCGTATCGTCATTCTTTGGTCCCGCCTCCCGTCCCCTGTTCCGAAACGGACGGGGTTGCTTCTGCCGCGGCATCCTGCCCCGCCCGCACGGCGGACGCAACCCGTGCGGCAAGGCGATCCTGAAACCCGGCGGCGGCCAGTTGCCGGGCAAGGCCAATGGCGGCGGCAACGCCAGTGGCATCCGCCGAACCATGAGATTTCACGACAGTTCCATTCAGACCAAGGAACACGCCGCCGTTCGCCCGGCGCGGATCCATCCGCTTTTGCAACCGTTTCAGCGTGCTGAGCGCAAAGAGTGCCGCCAGCCGCGAAAAGACCGAAGCGTTGAATTCTTCGCGCAGGAAATCCGAAATCAGCTTGGCAGTACCTTCACCTGTCTTCAACGCGACATTCCCGGTGAAACCGTCCGTCACAATCACATCGACGCGGTCTGAGGGAATATCGCTGCCTTCGACAAAGCCGATGAAATCAAAGCCGCCCGCCTCGGCCTGAGGCCCAAGCAGTTCATGCGCTTCCTTCAGCTCTGCACGTCCCTTGTGTTCTTCTGTGCCCACATTCAGCAGGCCCACGCGTGGGCGGGTCAGGCCAAGCCCGTTGCGGGCATAGGACGCGCCCATCATAGCGAATTGCAGAAGATCGCCCGCCTCGGCCTTCACGTCAGCGCCCATGTCGAGCATCACGTTGAAGCCGCCGGGATTGCGCGATGGCCAAAGGCTTGCGATGGCAGGCCGGTTGATGCCGGGCAGGCGGCGCAGGCGCAGCATGGCAATCGCCATAAGCGCGCCAGTGTTCCCGCAGGACACGGCCACCGACGCCTCGCCTTGCTTGATGCTGTCGATGCAGGACCACATCGAGGTGCCGTCGCCATGCCGCATGACATGGCTTGGCTTGTCCTGCATGGACACCACACGGTCTGCATGGCGCACGGTAACGCGACCCTTCAGGGGAGCTTCACGTTCGACAAGCCGCGTGAGTTCGGCATCATTGCCGTGCAGGATGAAGTCGACATCCGGATGCGCAGACGCAGAAAGGGAAAGACCGGCAACGACGGCTGCCGGTCCCCTGTCGCCACCCATGGCGTCAACAGAAATCACGATGCGGCGCGGGCCGTCGGTTGCCGGAGTGTGAAGTCCGTTGGCCATCGGGCTGGGCGTCTTGGAGGCGGCTTACGCCGCGTCCTCGTCCAGATCGACTTCTTTGACGGATGCCACGACTTCGCGGGCGTCGTAATGGCCGCAGGCGCTGCACACGTGGTGCGGGCGCTTCAGCTCGCCACAGTTGGAGCATTCCTGCGGATTGCCGGCAACAAGGGCGTCATGTGCGCGGCGCATGTTGCGCTTTGAACGGGTGACTCGGTTCTGCGGGACAGCCATGTCTCGACCTCGGGTAGTGGGGACATGCCCCTGATTTCGCTTTGCGATCAGCGGTTTGCCCGCCTATCGTGCGAGCCCGTACCAGCCATCGAATGAGGCGCGGAAAATACCCGGATTTGGTGCGGGCGCAAGCCCCTTTCTTGCGCTTCGGTGCTGGGGCCTATTCCTTGCTTTCCGGCCCCTCATCGGATGCGGCAAGGCGGTCGCGAAGGGCGGCAAGACCGGCAAAGGGTTTCAGGTCGGCCTCGCGCAGCGGTTCGCTTCCGGGCGGGGCGAAAACCGCCTCTCCCAAAGCCACATCTGGCGCGCGAGGATAGAGTGGTAGGGCAAGCGCCAGCGCTTCGATTGCCACAGCGCCAAGGTCGATCACTTCGGGCAGCGGTTCTTGCGTGTCATCCTCGGGCATCTCTACCTCATCACCTTCGGGTTCTTGCCAGCTGGACAGATAGCTGCGGCGGACGGTGTCGGTGATCGTGGCCGGAACCGGGGCGAGTGTTACAGAGCAGGGCTGCACGACAGAGGCGGTCAATTCAGCCTCCAGCACATAATCGTTGCGACCCGAAGGGCGGAGTTCGCCGCGAAAGCGGAAGGCAGGCAGATCAAGCAGATCAAGGGCTGCCGCCATAGCCGCGCGGGTGGGTGCATCGGGGCGCAGGTCGAACCGCGTGGGCTTGCGTGGGGACAGGGCTCCTGTGCGCAGCGGGTGGTGCAGGGCGGGTGCTGCCGGATCATGGGGTGGTGTTTCGGTCATCTGGCACGGCTCCGGTCGGCGTTTGGGGGTGTCTTTGCCGCATGTTCCTGCCCGGTCCGGCCTGGTCGGGGCTGTTCCATTCTTGAACAGTGGCCCGTCCTTCTGTAAGCCGGAACAAAAGCGCCGCATGCGACCGTTACTTTTTGCAATACGTGTTGTGCTGTAGCATGACAAGGCAACCAAGTTCGATGATCGGTTCGCGCGGCAGAGGCAGGTAGGGAACGGAATGAGTTTCTTCGGCAAAATGGCGGCCTCGGCGGGTGTGGGCAGAGGAATCCGGTTGGGTCTGATTGGCGCGGTCCTGCTTATTGCGGCCTGTTCCACGGTCTATCGCAACCATGGCTATGTGCCGACCGACGACGAGTTGGCGCTGGTCGAGGTGGGCGTGGACACGCGCGAAACCGTTAGCGAAAAGATCGGGCGACCCACGGCTTCGGGTCTGCTGAACGATCTGGGCTGGTTCTATGTGCAAAGCCGCTGGGCCTATCGCGGGGCTTTCGAGCCGAAAGAGATCGAACGTCAGGTCGTGTCGATCACCTTTACCGAGGCGGGACGGGTTCAGAACATCGAACGCTTCGGGTTGGAGCGGGGCAAGGTCGTGCCACTTTCGCGGCGCGTGACGGAAACCAGCGTGAAGGGTCTGAGCGTGATCCAGCAACTGCTTGGCAGTTTCGGACGCATCGGGCCGGGCATCGTCACCGGGGAGTGATCGAGCGGTAGACGCTGTTCGGCGGAGTGATTTCAGGGGCGCAACACAGCTGCGCCCCTTTTCCGTTTGACGAGAACTTTACGATTAATCGTTTCTTTACGATTCCGCCTCGAAGGTCAGCGCAACGCCATTGATGCAATAGCGCAGCCCCGTTGGCGCAGGGCCATCCGGGAAGACGTGGCCGAGATGCGCCTCGCATCGGTTGCAATGCACCTCGGTCCGCCGCATCCACAGGGTGCGGTCTTCCTGCTCGCCAACCATTTCGGTATCGATGGGTTGCCAGAATGAGGGCCAGCCTGTGCCGCTGTCGAATTTTGTGCGCGCGTCGAAAAGGGGCGCGTCACAGCACACGCAGCGGAAGGTTCCCGCCGCCTTTGGAAAATCGTCATGGGTGAAGGCGCGTTCCGTTGCATGCTTGCGTGTCACCCGATAGGCGAGGTCCGACAGTTGCGACCGCCATTCGGCATCCGATTTCACAACCTTGTCCATCTTTGGTCTTCCTTCTGTTTTGCGGGGCGTCGCAGCAAGCGTGGGGGGCTTGCGTCCCGCTTTCGGCTGGCCTCATATCTAGTTCGCCGCAGGTGTGACGCCAAGCGGCAAGGAGCCTGCACCCGTGTTGCCGTTCTGCAAGGGCCGTTTTCGCGCCCGCTTGGCCGAGTCCCTGGAAGATATACGCGCCGCGCAGCGGTTGCGTTACATGGCATTCCGCGCAGGACGTGTATCGGAGGCGGGCGAGGGGCTGGACAGCGATGCCTTTGACGAACGGTGCCAGCATCTTCTGATCGAAACAATAACGGGGGGCGCGGTTGTGGGAACCTGCCGCCTGATGCTGATCCGGCAGGCCGGGATGCTGCAGAATTGCTATTCCGCGCAGTTCTACGATCTGGCGCCCTTGGCCCGATGCCGGACCCCGATGCTGGAGATCGGGCGATTCTGCCTTTCACCTGCCGCGGGCGACGCGGATGCGCTGCGCGTGGCTTGGGCCGCGCTGACGCGGATTGTGGATGCCGAGGCGGTAACGGTGATGTTCGGCTGTTCATCCTTTGATGGCGTCGGGGCGGAACCGCATCGGGATGCCTTGGCCCTGCTGGCGGCGGGGCATATCGGCCCGGCTGACCAGCGGCCCGGACGCAAGGCTGTGGATACGGTGGCATTGGCGCCTGCGCCGCATAATCCGAAGCAGGCGCTGGGGCAGATGCCGCCGCTGCTGCGCAGCTATCTGGCGATGGGGGGGTGGGTCAGCGATCACGCGGTGCTGGACCGCGATCTGGATACGCTGCATGTGTTCACCGCTGTAGAAATCGGGGCGATTCCCCCGGTTCGGGCGCGGCTTTTGCGGCTTGATGCGCGCTGAGAGGCGTTGACGCCGCGCATCGGCCCGCATACCTGACCCGCCATGGCACGCGCACCCCTTCTCCAGCTTTCGTCGATTTCCCTGACTTTCGGGGGCAACCCTGTGTTTGACGGGCTTGATATGGTCGTTCAACCGGGGGACCGGGTGGCCCTAGTCGGGCGGAACGGTTCGGGGAAATCCACCCTGATGAAGGTCATGGCCGGACTGGTGGAGCCGGATCAGGGTAACCGTGTGATTCCGCCGGGTGTGACGGTCGGCTACATGGAGCAGGACCCCGATCTTTCGGGCTTTGCCACGCTGGGAGATTACGCGGCGAGCGGGTTGGCCGATTCCGAGACTTATCGAGTCGAGATGGTAGCCGAAGGGTTGAAGTTCCGCCCTGAAACACCGGTGGCCACGGCTTCGGGCGGGGAACGGCGGCGCGCGGCGCTGGCCAAGTTGCTGGCCGAAGCGCCGGAATTGATGCTGCTGGACGAACCGACGAACCATCTGGACATTCAGGCCATCGAATGGCTGGAGGCGGAACTGTCCTCCACCCGCGCGGCCTTTGTCCTGATCAGCCATGACCGCGCGTTCCTGAAGGCGCTGACACGGGCGACACTGTGGATCGACCGGGGCGAGGTGCGGCGGCGCGAGTCGGGCTTTGACGGGTTTGAAGAGTGGCGCGAAACCGTCTGGGCCGAAGAGGATGAGGCGCGCCACAAGCTGGAACGCAAGATCAAGGCCGAAGGGAAATGGGCGGTTGAAGGCATCAGCGCCCGGCGCAAGCGTAATCAGGGGCGCGTGCGCGCCCTGGCGGCGTTGCGGGAGGAACGGTCTTCGATGATCCGTCGACAGGGCACTGCGGCGATGGAACTGGAAAGCGGCCCCGTCAGCGGCAAGCGCGTGATCGAGGCGAAGGGGCTGGAGAAAGCCTTTGGCGATAAGCAGATCGTGACCGGATTCGATCTGCGGGTGCTGCGCGGCGACCGTGTGGCCTTTGTCGGCCCCAATGGTGTGGGCAAGACCACGGTTCTGAAGATGCTGGTGGGCGAAGTGGCCCCGGATGCAGGGACGGTGACGCTGGGCACCAATCTGGAGATCGCGGTCTTTGACCAGACCCGTGCGCAGCTGGACCCGAATGCCACCCTTTGGGACAATCTGACCGGCGATCCCTTGATGCGGGTGTCGGGGGCGGCGGATCAGGTGATGGTACGTGGCGTGCCACGGCAT is a genomic window containing:
- the rpmF gene encoding 50S ribosomal protein L32, translating into MAVPQNRVTRSKRNMRRAHDALVAGNPQECSNCGELKRPHHVCSACGHYDAREVVASVKEVDLDEDAA
- a CDS encoding DUF177 domain-containing protein, which translates into the protein MTETPPHDPAAPALHHPLRTGALSPRKPTRFDLRPDAPTRAAMAAALDLLDLPAFRFRGELRPSGRNDYVLEAELTASVVQPCSVTLAPVPATITDTVRRSYLSSWQEPEGDEVEMPEDDTQEPLPEVIDLGAVAIEALALALPLYPRAPDVALGEAVFAPPGSEPLREADLKPFAGLAALRDRLAASDEGPESKE
- the bamE gene encoding outer membrane protein assembly factor BamE; translation: MSFFGKMAASAGVGRGIRLGLIGAVLLIAACSTVYRNHGYVPTDDELALVEVGVDTRETVSEKIGRPTASGLLNDLGWFYVQSRWAYRGAFEPKEIERQVVSITFTEAGRVQNIERFGLERGKVVPLSRRVTETSVKGLSVIQQLLGSFGRIGPGIVTGE
- the msrB gene encoding peptide-methionine (R)-S-oxide reductase MsrB; protein product: MDKVVKSDAEWRSQLSDLAYRVTRKHATERAFTHDDFPKAAGTFRCVCCDAPLFDARTKFDSGTGWPSFWQPIDTEMVGEQEDRTLWMRRTEVHCNRCEAHLGHVFPDGPAPTGLRYCINGVALTFEAES
- a CDS encoding GNAT family N-acyltransferase, producing the protein MAFRAGRVSEAGEGLDSDAFDERCQHLLIETITGGAVVGTCRLMLIRQAGMLQNCYSAQFYDLAPLARCRTPMLEIGRFCLSPAAGDADALRVAWAALTRIVDAEAVTVMFGCSSFDGVGAEPHRDALALLAAGHIGPADQRPGRKAVDTVALAPAPHNPKQALGQMPPLLRSYLAMGGWVSDHAVLDRDLDTLHVFTAVEIGAIPPVRARLLRLDAR
- a CDS encoding ATP-binding cassette domain-containing protein, which codes for MARAPLLQLSSISLTFGGNPVFDGLDMVVQPGDRVALVGRNGSGKSTLMKVMAGLVEPDQGNRVIPPGVTVGYMEQDPDLSGFATLGDYAASGLADSETYRVEMVAEGLKFRPETPVATASGGERRRAALAKLLAEAPELMLLDEPTNHLDIQAIEWLEAELSSTRAAFVLISHDRAFLKALTRATLWIDRGEVRRRESGFDGFEEWRETVWAEEDEARHKLERKIKAEGKWAVEGISARRKRNQGRVRALAALREERSSMIRRQGTAAMELESGPVSGKRVIEAKGLEKAFGDKQIVTGFDLRVLRGDRVAFVGPNGVGKTTVLKMLVGEVAPDAGTVTLGTNLEIAVFDQTRAQLDPNATLWDNLTGDPLMRVSGAADQVMVRGVPRHVVAYLKDFLFDERQARAPVKSLSGGEKARLLLAKLMAKPSNLLILDEPTNDLDIETLDLLQEVLGDYDGTVLLVSHDRDFIDRVATATVAMDGTGTAVVYPGGWSDYAAQRPVRPEEGSRAMKAEAAKVVVKPAAKAEGLSFPERKRLEVLPGIIARLEAEIAKLGELLADADLFTREPVKFRKATDALVERQGALAAAEEEWLALEERA